A single region of the Brachypodium distachyon strain Bd21 chromosome 3, Brachypodium_distachyon_v3.0, whole genome shotgun sequence genome encodes:
- the LOC100840932 gene encoding pentatricopeptide repeat-containing protein At1g03100, mitochondrial, with amino-acid sequence MLRVGRVCTRSNPCRALISFFVSPLPLVGHDSVHFLDYVRNRTKRTADKNIGFLNHKLHIRSCGACFSTTAQTVLVQARDSSQLALEIENAIDQQRFDDAWRAYEKHVHMDGLPRKSVLSKLITGFAVTRDVHRLNQSYNVVDHAFEEKHELLEKEPLIYLSLTLAQCALPNLAVNVVRKLVKMEAYPPVAAWSGIIAHMCQTANGAFLAADMVMEIGYLFQNNRVDPRKKSNRPLLSMKPNSFTFNIVLTASLLFGTTKKAEQLLELMPRIGVKPDVSLLIVMARIYEKNGHKDEIVKLKRHVDEACGLSELEFQQFYDCLLSCHLKFGDLDSAVDMVLDMLRKGKNAKRSLEAAKAVLEAVESSKIYLPFEKSDPENSGSPNKSVSANGQMRSYVSFFKDKSFARLELDARGLLNLLSDKLQDQVGLVKSEHGILHPTETMYAKLVKAFLEADKISALASFLVKASKEDSPVSVESSFVVQVINACISVGLLEQAHDLLDEMRFSGIKVGSSIYSSLLKAYCKEGHHEDDITALLKDAQQAGIQLDSSCYEDLIQSRVHHKNTAGALHLFKEMRNSKVVKSGHREFEMLVQSCDNSEAALTTKLVEEVKSGHTVNHAIHDWNNVIHFFCKKRLMHDAHKALSKMRVLGHTPNAQTFHSLVTAYAAIGGKYVEVTDLWGEMKVLANSNSMKFDQELLDSLLYCFVRGGFFLRAMEVIEMMEKCKMFIDKYKYKSLWLKYHRTMYKGKAPKVQTEAQLIRREAALQFKRWIGLT; translated from the coding sequence ATGCTTCGTGTTGGAAGAGTCTGTACAAGATCGAATCCATGCCGTGCTTTAATTTCATTCTTTGTGAGCCCACTACCTTTGGTTGGTCATGACAGTGTACACTTCTTGGACTATGTGCGAAATCGGACTAAGCGCACTGCAGATAAAAATATCGGATTCTTGAACCATAAACTGCATATTCGTAGTTGTGGTGCTTGCTTTTCCACTACTGCCCAAACTGTTCTGGTCCAAGCCCGTGACTCATCTCAGCTAGCATTGGAGATAGAGAATGCAATCGATCAGCAGAGGTTTGATGATGCATGGAGGGCGTATGAGAAACATGTTCACATGGATGGACTTCCAAGAAAGTCTGTTCTGAGTAAACTTATCACTGGCTTCGCAGTGACACGTGATGTTCACAGGCTGAACCAGTCATATAATGTGGTCGATCATGCATTCGAAGAAAAGCACGAATTGTTGGAGAAGGAACCCCTAATTTACCTATCTCTTACTCTAGCACAGTGTGCTCTTCCTAATCTTGCTGTAAATGTTGTGAGGAAGTTGGTAAAGATGGAAGCATACCCACCTGTTGCAGCATGGTCGGGAATTATAGCACACATGTGTCAAACTGCAAATGGTGCATTTCTTGCTGCTGACATGGTAATGGAGATTGGCTACCTTTTCCAGAATAATAGAGTTGATCCGCGGAAGAAGAGCAACCGTCCATTGCTATCAATGAAGCCCAATTCATTTACATTCAACATAGTTCTGACTGCATCCCTCCTGTTTGGTACGACTAAAAAGGCAGAGCAGCTTCTTGAATTAATGCCTAGGATAGGGGTGAAACCTGATGTCAGCTTATTGATTGTCATGGCCCGTATATATGAAAAGAATGGGCACAAAGATGAGATTGTTAAGTTGAAGAGGCATGTTGATGAAGCCTGTGGTCTTAGTGAATTGGAGTTTCAGCAATTTTATGATTGCCTTCTCTCCTGTCATTTGAAATTTGGGGATTTGGATTCTGCAGTGGATATGGTATTGGATATGCTTAGAAAGGGTAAGAATGCAAAGCGATCACTAGAAGCAGCTAAAGCAGTCCTTGAAGCAGTTGAAAGTAGCAAGATTTATCTTCCTTTTGAGAAATCTGATCCTGAAAATTCAGGTTCGCCCAACAAATCTGTATCTGCTAATGGTCAAATGCGAAGTTATGTTTCGTTCTTCAAGGATAAGAGCTTTGCAAGGCTTGAATTAGATGCGAGAGGATTACTCAATCTATTATCAGATAAGTTGCAGGATCAGGTTGGATTAGTAAAATCTGAACATGGTATCCTCCATCCAACAGAAACGATGTATGCCAAACTTGTCAAAGCTTTCTTGGAAGCAGACAAGATCAGTGCCTTAGCGTCATTTCTTGTGAAAGCAAGCAAGGAGGATTCTCCTGTCTCTGTTGAGAGCTCCTTTGTCGTCCAAGTGATAAACGCATGCATTTCTGTTGGGTTACTAGAGCAAGCACATGACCTTCTTGACGAGATGAGATTTTCTGGAATTAAAGTTGGTTCTTCTATTTATTCATCACTCCTAAAAGCCTATTGTAAAGAGGGCCATCATGAAGATGATATAACTGCACTTTTGAAGGATGCTCAGCAAGCAGGAATTCAACTTGATTCAAGCTGCTATGAGGATTTGATACAATCCAGGGTACATCACAAGAACACCGCAGGTGCTTTGCATCTTTTTAAAGAGATGAGGAACTCAAAAGTTGTAAAATCTGGTCACAGGGAGTTTGAGATGCTAGTACAAAGCTGTGATAACAGTGAAGCTGCTTTGACGACTAAGCTAGTCGAAGAAGTGAAGAGTGGTCATACAGTTAATCATGCTATTCATGACTGGAACAATGTTATACATTTCTTCTGTAAGAAGAGATTAATGCATGATGCTCACAAAGCACTGAGCAAGATGCGAGTTTTAGGACACACACCAAATGCACAAACTTTTCATTCTTTAGTAACCGCTTACGCTGCCATTGGTGGCAAATATGTGGAGGTGACAGATTTGTGGGGTGAAATGAAAGTTCTGGCCAACTCTAACTCAATGAAATTTGATCAGGAGCTTTTGGACTCTCTATTGTATTGCTTTGTGAGAGGTGGTTTCTTCCTTCGAGCAATGGAGGTTATAGAAATGATGGAAAAATGCAAGATGTTCATAGATAAATACAAGTACAAGTCCTTGTGGCTTAAATACCATAGAACAATGTACAAAGGTAAGGCTCCTAAGGTTCAAACAGAAGCTCAACTGATAAGGAGAGAAGCAGCACTGCAATTCAAGAGATGGATTGGATTGACATGA
- the LOC100841238 gene encoding uncharacterized protein LOC100841238 — translation MEIESAKCECCGLREDCTAEYIAGVKADFGGRWLCGLCSESVRDEVAKKKKKKGGSSSSMDLEEAVRDHMSFCGKFSRRKPAFRVADGMRQMLRRRASDIVSTSSAAS, via the coding sequence ATGGAGATCGAGTCAGCCAAGTGCGAGTGCTGCGGGCTGAGGGAGGATTGCACGGCGGAGTACATCGCCGGCGTGAAGGCTGACTTCGGCGGGCGCTGGCTGTGCGGGCTGTGCTCGGAGTCGGTGAGGGACGAGgtggccaagaagaagaagaagaaagggggcAGTTCTTCTTCCATGGACCTGGAAGAGGCCGTCAGGGATCACATGTCCTTCTGCGGCAAGTTCAGCCGGAGGAAGCCGGCGTTCCGCGTCGCCGATGGCATGAGGCAGATGCTGCGCCGCCGGGCCAGCGACATcgtctccacctcctccgccgcctcctaa
- the LOC106866395 gene encoding dynein assembly factor 3, axonemal homolog, with protein MEVARATGPTVPVPGVGDVVIDLDPVAGVAGMAKEPEVAPAPSPTTSTAAAAATTAFPEEALGKAPAATEATRAGSPASQQEAAPAGGAATPSPPQPFGAAVGEAVAEEQQNAPPQANDPLSSQTVAASASSSLAATSSTSLGTLAGAEAKKEHAEVLAAAQARIDEKSDLISKYLGEIQGLRVKLEVQTKATVDAITPATRQEVELNSAKGRRARLETELATVQEELVKAGEDNAAKAAQLSAQVSSLRKAKHTLPLARTNHGTLIRQRELETKKLLGIAQSLRDLLPRFELRATRVDGTDVTTLILFFSDLFSGSA; from the exons ATGGAGGTGGCGCGGGCAACAG GCCCGACCGTGCCCGTGCCGGGAGTGGGCGATGTGGTGATTGACCTGGACCCCGTCGCCGGGGTCGCTGGGATGGCGAAGGAACCGGAGGTAGCTCCCGCGCCAAGCCCCACCACGTCgaccgcagcggcggcggcaaccacTGCCTTCCCCGAAGAGGCGCTCGGCAAAGCGCCAGCAGCCACAGAGGCTACCAGGGCGGGCTCCCCGGCCAGCCAGCAGGAGGcggctcctgccgggggcgcaGCAACCCCATCACCCCCGCAGCCCTTCGGCGCAGCCGTGGGGGAGGCTgtggcggaggagcagcagaaCGCTCCGCCGCAGGCGAACGACCCCCTGTCCAGCCAGACAGTGGCGGCGAGCGCTTCGTCGTCGTTGGCCGCTACCTCCAGCACGagcctcggcaccctcgccggg GCGGaagccaagaaggagcacgcggAGGTGCTCGCCGCGGCTCAGGCTCGGATCgatgagaagagcgacctgatcagCAAGTACCTCGGTGAGATCCAAggcctgcgcgtcaagctAGAGGTGCAGACCAAGGCTACCGTAGACGCGATAACACCGGCTACGCGGCAGGAGGtagagctcaactccgccaagggTAGAAGGGCCCGactcgagaccgagctggccaccgTCCAGGAAGAGCTCGTCAAGGCGGGCGAGGACAATGCGGCCAAGGCCGCACAACTCTCAGCGCAGGTGAGCtccctccgcaaggccaagcacACCCTGCCCTTAGCCCGAACcaaccacggcacgctgatcagGCAGCGGGAGCTGGAGACCAAGAAGCTGCTTGGAATCGCCCAATCGCTGCGCGACCTCCTGCCGCGGTTCGAGCTACGAGCCACGCGGGTGGACGGGACGGACGTTACCACGCTAATCCTGTTCTTCTctgacctg TTCTCTGGTTCTGCTTAA